In the Oryza glaberrima chromosome 6, OglaRS2, whole genome shotgun sequence genome, one interval contains:
- the LOC127776351 gene encoding protein REVEILLE 3-like isoform X2 yields the protein MVSMSTTPNPIDASVVSAAAAVAGGGGGGDGGGGGGGKEKEKQVVAAPLQPPMAVPAPAAAAAMGEEARKVRKPYTITKSRESWTEPEHDKFLEALQLFDRDWKKIEAYVGSKTVIQIRSHAQKYFLKVQKNGTGEHLPPPRPKRKAAHPYPQKASKNACAVSPAAISQPPPLGEQGCVMSMDTSPVIRNTNPSAVVPSWDNSIAQPLSASRTQGAVATNNCSSSIESPSTTWPTSEAVEQENMLRPLRAMPDFAQVYSFLGSIFDPDTSGHLQTLKAMDPIDVETVLLLMRNLSMNLTSPNFAAHLSLLSSCNSGGDQIKSEGMENLGSPQSCHLPFMVTSE from the exons ATGGTTTCGATGAGCACGACGCCCAATCCGATCGATGCCTCCGTCgtctccgcggccgccgccgtcgcgggcggcgggggaggtggggatgggggagggggaggaggagggaaggagaaggagaagcagGTGGTGGCTGCGCCGCTGCAGCCGCCGATGGCCGtgccggcaccggcggcggcggcggcgatgggggaggaggcgaggaaggTGAGGAAGCCGTACACCATCACCAAGTCGAGGGAGAGCTGGACGGAGCCCGAGCACGACAAGTTCCTCGAGGCGCTGCAGCT GTTTGATCGTGATTGGAAAAAGATTGAAGCATACGTTGGCTCAAAAACTGTGATACAG ATAAGGAGCCATGCACAAAAATACTTTTTGAAGGTTCAGAAAAATGGTACAGGTGAACATCTGCCTCCACCCAGGCCAAAGCGGAAGGCAGCTCATCCATATCCACAGAAGGCCTCTAAAAATG CTTGTGCAGTTTCGCCAGCTGCTATATCACAACCCCCTCCTCTGGGGGAGCAAGGTTGTGTTATGTCCATGGATACATCTCCTGTCATCAGAAATACAAATCCCAGTGCTGTAGTACCCTCCTGGGACAATTCTATTGCTCAACCTTTAAGTGCAAGTCGCACGCAAG GTGCTGTTGCTACAAATAACTGCTCTAGTAGCATAGAGAGTCCTTCTACTACTTGGCCAACTTCTGAAGCAGTTGAACAAGAAAATATGCTTCGACCACTACGTG CTATGCCAGATTTTGCACAAGTATACAGCTTTCTGGGAAGCATATTTGATCCAGATACTAGTGGGCATTTGCAGACTTTAAAGGCGATGGATCCAATTGATGTTGAAACG GTACTACTGCTGATGAGAAATCTGTCCATGAACTTAACTAGCCCCAACTTTGCGGCACAT CTGAGCTTACTGTCATCATGTAATTCTGGTGGGGACCAAATTAAGTCTGAAGGCATGGAAAATCTTGGATCTCCACAGAGTTGCCATCTCCCTTTCAT GGTAACAAGTGAGTGA
- the LOC127776352 gene encoding OVARIAN TUMOR DOMAIN-containing deubiquitinating enzyme 11-like, giving the protein MSEQQDSTSKSSSSSISSSTQESEEEVSITIGSLLAQAKNNSGHSLGRRLSQLGSIPHTPRVNGKIPNLDNATLDHERLSERLGNYGLAEFQIEGDGNCQFRALADQIFRNPDYHKHVRKLVMKQLKEFRKQYESYVPMEYKVYLKKMKRSGEWGDHLTLQAAADRFGAKICLLTSFRDTCLIEIVPRDVTPTRELWLSFWCEVHYNSLYATDDLLTRKTKKKHWLF; this is encoded by the exons ATGTCGGAACAGCAGGATAGTACTAGTAAAAGCTCTAGCTCAAGCATCAGCAGCAGTACACaggagagcgaggaggaggtATCTATAACTATAGGTAGCCTCCTCGCCCAAGCAAAGAACAACAGTGGGCATAGTCTTGGAAGGCGCCTGTCTCAATTGGGTTCAATCCCG CACACTCCTCGAGTTAATGGAAAAATCCCTAATCTTGATAATGCAACTTTGGATCATGAAAGATTGTCGGAAAG GTTGGGAAATTATGGTTTGGCCGAGTTTCAAATAGAGGGTGATGGAAATTGTCAG TTCCGAGCTTTGGCAGACCAGATATTTCGCAACCCCGATTATCACAAACATGTGAGAAAGTTAGTCATGAAACAG CTCAAGGAATTCAGAAAACAGTATGAAAGCTATGTACCTATGGAATATAAAGTCTACTTGAAGAAAATGAAAAG ATCTGGGGAATGGGGGGATCATCTGACTTTACAAGCAGCTGCAGACAGG TTTGGTGCCAAAATTTGTTTGCTGACGTCATTCAGAGACACCTGCTTAATTGAGATAGTCCCCAGGGATGTGACTCCCACAAGGG AGCTGTGGCTAAGCTTCTGGTGTGAAGTGCACTACAATTCCTTGTACGCAACTGACG ATCTCTTAACCCGCAAAACCAAGAAGAAGCATTGGTTGTTCTAG
- the LOC127776351 gene encoding protein REVEILLE 3-like isoform X4 codes for MVSMSTTPNPIDASVVSAAAAVAGGGGGGDGGGGGGGKEKEKQVVAAPLQPPMAVPAPAAAAAMGEEARKVRKPYTITKSRESWTEPEHDKFLEALQLFDRDWKKIEAYVGSKTVIQIRSHAQKYFLKVQKNGTGEHLPPPRPKRKAAHPYPQKASKNVSPAAISQPPPLGEQGCVMSMDTSPVIRNTNPSAVVPSWDNSIAQPLSASRTQGAVATNNCSSSIESPSTTWPTSEAVEQENMLRPLRAMPDFAQVYSFLGSIFDPDTSGHLQTLKAMDPIDVETVLLLMRNLSMNLTSPNFAAHLSLLSSCNSGGDQIKSEGMENLGSPQSCHLPFMVTSE; via the exons ATGGTTTCGATGAGCACGACGCCCAATCCGATCGATGCCTCCGTCgtctccgcggccgccgccgtcgcgggcggcgggggaggtggggatgggggagggggaggaggagggaaggagaaggagaagcagGTGGTGGCTGCGCCGCTGCAGCCGCCGATGGCCGtgccggcaccggcggcggcggcggcgatgggggaggaggcgaggaaggTGAGGAAGCCGTACACCATCACCAAGTCGAGGGAGAGCTGGACGGAGCCCGAGCACGACAAGTTCCTCGAGGCGCTGCAGCT GTTTGATCGTGATTGGAAAAAGATTGAAGCATACGTTGGCTCAAAAACTGTGATACAG ATAAGGAGCCATGCACAAAAATACTTTTTGAAGGTTCAGAAAAATGGTACAGGTGAACATCTGCCTCCACCCAGGCCAAAGCGGAAGGCAGCTCATCCATATCCACAGAAGGCCTCTAAAAATG TTTCGCCAGCTGCTATATCACAACCCCCTCCTCTGGGGGAGCAAGGTTGTGTTATGTCCATGGATACATCTCCTGTCATCAGAAATACAAATCCCAGTGCTGTAGTACCCTCCTGGGACAATTCTATTGCTCAACCTTTAAGTGCAAGTCGCACGCAAG GTGCTGTTGCTACAAATAACTGCTCTAGTAGCATAGAGAGTCCTTCTACTACTTGGCCAACTTCTGAAGCAGTTGAACAAGAAAATATGCTTCGACCACTACGTG CTATGCCAGATTTTGCACAAGTATACAGCTTTCTGGGAAGCATATTTGATCCAGATACTAGTGGGCATTTGCAGACTTTAAAGGCGATGGATCCAATTGATGTTGAAACG GTACTACTGCTGATGAGAAATCTGTCCATGAACTTAACTAGCCCCAACTTTGCGGCACAT CTGAGCTTACTGTCATCATGTAATTCTGGTGGGGACCAAATTAAGTCTGAAGGCATGGAAAATCTTGGATCTCCACAGAGTTGCCATCTCCCTTTCAT GGTAACAAGTGAGTGA
- the LOC127776351 gene encoding protein REVEILLE 6-like isoform X3, whose translation MVSMSTTPNPIDASVVSAAAAVAGGGGGGDGGGGGGGKEKEKQVVAAPLQPPMAVPAPAAAAAMGEEARKVRKPYTITKSRESWTEPEHDKFLEALQLFDRDWKKIEAYVGSKTVIQIRSHAQKYFLKVQKNGTGEHLPPPRPKRKAAHPYPQKASKNVSPAAISQPPPLGEQGCVMSMDTSPVIRNTNPSAVVPSWDNSIAQPLSASRTQGTGAVATNNCSSSIESPSTTWPTSEAVEQENMLRPLRAMPDFAQVYSFLGSIFDPDTSGHLQTLKAMDPIDVETVLLLMRNLSMNLTSPNFAAHLSLLSSCNSGGDQIKSEGMENLGSPQSCHLPFMVTSE comes from the exons ATGGTTTCGATGAGCACGACGCCCAATCCGATCGATGCCTCCGTCgtctccgcggccgccgccgtcgcgggcggcgggggaggtggggatgggggagggggaggaggagggaaggagaaggagaagcagGTGGTGGCTGCGCCGCTGCAGCCGCCGATGGCCGtgccggcaccggcggcggcggcggcgatgggggaggaggcgaggaaggTGAGGAAGCCGTACACCATCACCAAGTCGAGGGAGAGCTGGACGGAGCCCGAGCACGACAAGTTCCTCGAGGCGCTGCAGCT GTTTGATCGTGATTGGAAAAAGATTGAAGCATACGTTGGCTCAAAAACTGTGATACAG ATAAGGAGCCATGCACAAAAATACTTTTTGAAGGTTCAGAAAAATGGTACAGGTGAACATCTGCCTCCACCCAGGCCAAAGCGGAAGGCAGCTCATCCATATCCACAGAAGGCCTCTAAAAATG TTTCGCCAGCTGCTATATCACAACCCCCTCCTCTGGGGGAGCAAGGTTGTGTTATGTCCATGGATACATCTCCTGTCATCAGAAATACAAATCCCAGTGCTGTAGTACCCTCCTGGGACAATTCTATTGCTCAACCTTTAAGTGCAAGTCGCACGCAAG GTACAGGTGCTGTTGCTACAAATAACTGCTCTAGTAGCATAGAGAGTCCTTCTACTACTTGGCCAACTTCTGAAGCAGTTGAACAAGAAAATATGCTTCGACCACTACGTG CTATGCCAGATTTTGCACAAGTATACAGCTTTCTGGGAAGCATATTTGATCCAGATACTAGTGGGCATTTGCAGACTTTAAAGGCGATGGATCCAATTGATGTTGAAACG GTACTACTGCTGATGAGAAATCTGTCCATGAACTTAACTAGCCCCAACTTTGCGGCACAT CTGAGCTTACTGTCATCATGTAATTCTGGTGGGGACCAAATTAAGTCTGAAGGCATGGAAAATCTTGGATCTCCACAGAGTTGCCATCTCCCTTTCAT GGTAACAAGTGAGTGA
- the LOC127776351 gene encoding protein REVEILLE 6-like isoform X1, translated as MVSMSTTPNPIDASVVSAAAAVAGGGGGGDGGGGGGGKEKEKQVVAAPLQPPMAVPAPAAAAAMGEEARKVRKPYTITKSRESWTEPEHDKFLEALQLFDRDWKKIEAYVGSKTVIQIRSHAQKYFLKVQKNGTGEHLPPPRPKRKAAHPYPQKASKNACAVSPAAISQPPPLGEQGCVMSMDTSPVIRNTNPSAVVPSWDNSIAQPLSASRTQGTGAVATNNCSSSIESPSTTWPTSEAVEQENMLRPLRAMPDFAQVYSFLGSIFDPDTSGHLQTLKAMDPIDVETVLLLMRNLSMNLTSPNFAAHLSLLSSCNSGGDQIKSEGMENLGSPQSCHLPFMVTSE; from the exons ATGGTTTCGATGAGCACGACGCCCAATCCGATCGATGCCTCCGTCgtctccgcggccgccgccgtcgcgggcggcgggggaggtggggatgggggagggggaggaggagggaaggagaaggagaagcagGTGGTGGCTGCGCCGCTGCAGCCGCCGATGGCCGtgccggcaccggcggcggcggcggcgatgggggaggaggcgaggaaggTGAGGAAGCCGTACACCATCACCAAGTCGAGGGAGAGCTGGACGGAGCCCGAGCACGACAAGTTCCTCGAGGCGCTGCAGCT GTTTGATCGTGATTGGAAAAAGATTGAAGCATACGTTGGCTCAAAAACTGTGATACAG ATAAGGAGCCATGCACAAAAATACTTTTTGAAGGTTCAGAAAAATGGTACAGGTGAACATCTGCCTCCACCCAGGCCAAAGCGGAAGGCAGCTCATCCATATCCACAGAAGGCCTCTAAAAATG CTTGTGCAGTTTCGCCAGCTGCTATATCACAACCCCCTCCTCTGGGGGAGCAAGGTTGTGTTATGTCCATGGATACATCTCCTGTCATCAGAAATACAAATCCCAGTGCTGTAGTACCCTCCTGGGACAATTCTATTGCTCAACCTTTAAGTGCAAGTCGCACGCAAG GTACAGGTGCTGTTGCTACAAATAACTGCTCTAGTAGCATAGAGAGTCCTTCTACTACTTGGCCAACTTCTGAAGCAGTTGAACAAGAAAATATGCTTCGACCACTACGTG CTATGCCAGATTTTGCACAAGTATACAGCTTTCTGGGAAGCATATTTGATCCAGATACTAGTGGGCATTTGCAGACTTTAAAGGCGATGGATCCAATTGATGTTGAAACG GTACTACTGCTGATGAGAAATCTGTCCATGAACTTAACTAGCCCCAACTTTGCGGCACAT CTGAGCTTACTGTCATCATGTAATTCTGGTGGGGACCAAATTAAGTCTGAAGGCATGGAAAATCTTGGATCTCCACAGAGTTGCCATCTCCCTTTCAT GGTAACAAGTGAGTGA